A stretch of the Patescibacteria group bacterium genome encodes the following:
- the rsmI gene encoding 16S rRNA (cytidine(1402)-2'-O)-methyltransferase encodes MKLYIVATPIGNLEDISLRALRILKEVDFVLCEDTRTTKILLDKYGIKTPTISYFQHSGLAKVNQIIDLLKQGKDLALVSDAGTPGISDPGNKLIELVLKEIPELKIEPIPGANAAISALSISGLPTDKFVFYGFLPHKKGKETILKEIINNKFTSVFYESTHRILKTLNKLKEMGLDKHVVVCRELTKKFETVYRGSIAEVLAELEKGVTKGEFVVVVG; translated from the coding sequence ATGAAATTATATATTGTCGCTACTCCGATCGGGAATTTGGAAGATATTAGTTTAAGAGCCTTAAGAATACTTAAGGAAGTTGATTTTGTTTTGTGCGAAGATACGCGTACAACTAAAATACTTTTGGACAAATACGGGATTAAAACTCCAACAATTTCTTATTTTCAGCATTCTGGCTTGGCTAAGGTTAATCAGATAATTGATTTGCTTAAACAAGGCAAAGATCTGGCTTTAGTTTCTGACGCTGGTACGCCAGGAATTTCTGACCCGGGGAATAAGCTGATTGAATTGGTGCTTAAAGAAATTCCAGAACTAAAAATTGAACCAATCCCAGGCGCAAATGCTGCAATTTCTGCCTTATCAATTTCTGGCTTGCCAACTGATAAATTTGTCTTTTATGGATTCTTACCTCATAAAAAAGGCAAGGAAACAATTTTAAAAGAAATCATTAATAATAAATTCACTTCTGTTTTTTACGAGTCAACACACAGGATTTTGAAGACTTTGAATAAGTTAAAAGAAATGGGTTTGGATAAGCATGTTGTGGTTTGTCGTGAATTGACCAAGAAATTTGAAACAGTTTATCGGGGGAGCATTGCTGAGGTTTTGGCTGAACTGGAAAAGGGGGTGACAAAAGGGGAGTTTGTGGTGGTGGTGGGATGA